The genomic segment GGCGCTGCGCTGCACCGCGCGGTACTGGGCGGCGGCGGTGTTCATGCGGCGACTCCCCGCTGGATCAGGCGTTCGACGAAGAATTCCACGTTGCCGCGCGCGCCGATCGGCGGCTGCCAGCGTGCGGTGGTGCGGGCGATGTCGGTGATGGCGCGCGCCGAGGGGCTGCCCGGATAGGCCTTCACCACCGGCTGCTGGCGCTGCACGGCGCGGCGCAGCCAGTCGTCCTGTGGCACGGCGCCCAGGTAGTGCAGGGCGACGTCGCCGAGGAAGCGCTCGCAGACGCGGGCGAGTTTCTCGTACAGCTTCCGGCCTTCGTTCGGATCGCGGACCATGTTGGCGACGACGTGCACGCGGTCCAGGCCGCGTTCGCGCGCCAGCACCTTGATCAGCGCGTAGGCATCGGTGATCGAGGCCGGTTCATCGCAGACCACCACCACGGTGTCCTGCGCGGCCTGGCAGAAGGTCAGCACGCTGTCGGTGATGCCGGCGGCGGTGTCGACGATCATGAAATCGAGCGCGCGCTGCAGTTCGGAGAACACGTTGACCAGGCCGACGTGTTCGGCCGGGGTCAGTTCGGCCATGTGGCGGAAACCCGACGAGGCGGGGACCACCAGCACGCCTTCCGGCCCCTCCAGCAGCACGTCCTCCAGGCCGCAGCGGCCGGCGACGAGATCGGCGAGGGTGAACTTGGGCGACAGCCCGAGCAGCACGTCCACGTTGGCCAGGCCCAGGTCGGCGTCCATCAGCAGCGTGCGCTTGCCCATCTCGGCGAGCGACACGGCCAGGTTGACCGAGACGTTGGTCTTGCCCACGCCGCCCTTGCCGCCGGTGACGGCGACGACGCGCACGGGATGGAAGGCGCCGGGCAACGGCGGGGTGCTGCGGGGATTGGTCTGCAGCGGGTGGTCAGGCGACATGGGTGGCCTCGGTCGAGCAGGGTTCGTCGGCTTCGCGGCGCAGCTGGTCCAGCCGCAGCACGAGGTGGGCGCTGTTGGCGCGGTGGAGGTCGTCGGGCACGCGCTGGCCGTCGGTCACCCAGGTCATCGGCAGCTGGTGGTCGACGACCACGCTCAGCGCGCTGCCCAGGCGGCCGGTCTCGTCAAGCTTGGTCAACACCACGCCTTGCGGCTGCACGCTGCTGAAGCGGCGGACCACCTCGTCCAGGTCGGAGAAGTGCGAATTGGCCGGCAGGCATAGCAGGGTCTTGACCTGGCCGGAGGCGCGCAGCCAGTTGAGCTGGCCGACCAGGTTGCGGTCGCGCTGGCCCAGGCCGGCGGTGTCGATCAGCACCAGCTTGTAGTCGCGCAGGCGCTCCAGCACCAGCGCCAGGGTCTGCGCGCTGTCGGCCTCGTGCACGGCGATGCCGAGCTGGCGTCCGTAACCGTGCAGCTGCTCGCGGCCGCCGACGCGCAGGGTGTCGGTGGTCACCAGCGCGACATCGCGCGGATTGTGGCGCTGCGCGAAGCAGGCGGCCAGCTTGGCGATGGTGGTGGTCTTGCCGGCACCGGTGGGGCCGACCAGCGCGATCACGCCGCCGGTCTCCAGCAGGTCGGTGTCCAGCACCGGCAGCTTCTTCGACAGCAGGCCCAGCATCAGCCCGCGGCCACGGTGCGCTTCGGTGTCGGCGGGGATCTGCAGGGCGATGTCGCGGGTGATGCCGGCGTCGAAGCCGTAGTCCTCCATCAGTTCCATCGCCTGCATGCGCACCGGCGAACCGCGCAGGCGCTCGTCGGTGAGGCGATGCATCTCGCGTTCGATCATCTCGCGCATGGCGGCCAGTTCGCCGCGCATCTGCACCAGCTGCTCGTCGCTCTCGCGCGCCTGGGCGGCGTTGTCGGTGACGACGGTCAGGGTCGGCACGGTGACCGCGCTGGGCGCGGGCGCCGGCACGGCGTCGACGACACGGTGGGCATGCAGTGCGGCCACCGGCGCCGGCTCGGGCTCGGGCAGCGACACCGGCGGCGCGATCGACGGCAGCAGCGCCTCGAGATCCAGCGTGTCGTCGACCTCGGCGCGCGGCGCGGCCGGGCGGCGCGGAGCCACGACGGGCTCGATGCGGGCGACGGGTTCGTTGGCGGGGGCGGCCGGCAGGCAGGCGGCCAGCTTGGCGGCGAAGGACTCGGGTTCGATCAGCTGCGGCGCCATGTCGCGGACGGCCGGCGCCGGCATCTCGGCGACCGGGGTGGGCGAGGCGATCGCCGGTGCGCGCGGTGGCGCGACCGGGGCGGGCGCTACCGCGACGGCGGGCTTTGCGGTATCGGTGCGGGCGGCGGCCGGTGCGGCAGCGGGCGCCGGCTGGCGACGCGCGAAGTAGCTGGCGGCGGCTTCGGCCGGGGACAGGTTCGTCGTAGTGGCGGCCGGTGCCTGGGGCGCCGGGTCGAGCAGCGGATGCAGCGGCGCGGTGGGCGCGGCCGGACGCATCGCCTCCAGCGTGCGCTGCACCAGCGCTTCGTCGTAATTGCTGGCGGCGACGATCTCGACGCCGTCCTCGGTGACCCGGTTGGACAGGATCACCGCGTCCGGACCATGTTCCTGCCGCACCATCGCGAAGGCGGTGCGCATGTCGGGGGCGACGAAGCGTTTGATTTTCATGTCAGGGGCCGGGATTGGTGATTGGGGATTCGTGATTCGAAAGAGGCTGTGATTCGTGATGGGTGATTCGTGATTCGAAGTAGAAGCAACAGCGAACGAACCGACGGGTACGCAATCGCGGGCGCGGAGTCGAACTGATGCTTGAGTTCATTGGTGTTCTCTCCAGATACCGGGACACGCATTTGCGAATCACGAATCACCCATCACACATCACGAAATCGTCCCGACCAGCTTCAACCGCTTGTCCTCGGGAACCTCGCTGTAGGCCAGCACCGACAGCGAGGGGACGCTGTGGCGGACCAGGCGGGCGAGGGCGGCGCGGACCGTTCCCGGTACCAGCACCACCGCAGGCTCGCTGCGGGATTCCTGCTTGGTCACCACGTCGGCGAGGCTCTGGTGCAGGCGTTCGGCCAGTCCAGGTTCCAGCGCCGCGCCGGTTCCCTGGGTACTGTCCTGCAAGACGCGTTCCAGACTCGGCGCCAAGGTATAGACGGGCAGTTCCGGGGCCATGCCGGAGATCTCCTGCACGATGAAACGGCCCAGCGAGGTGCGCACGGCGGCGGTGAGCGCGGCCGGATCGGCGTTCTGCGGGGCGAACTCGACCAGGGCCTCGACGATGCGGCGCAACTGGCGGATCGGCACGCGCTCGATCAGCAGGTTCTGCAGCACGCGCACCACGGTGGCCAGCGGCAGCGCCTTCGGCGTGAGGTCCTCGACCAGCTTCGGCGCGCTGCGGGCCAGCTGCGACAACAGTTGCTGGACCTCCTCGTGGCCGAGCAGTTCCGGGGCGTGTTCGCGCACCAGGTGCGACAGGTGGGTGGCCATCACCGTGGCCGGATCGACCACGGTATAGCCCAGCGATTCGGCCGTGGCCTTCTGGTGCGACTGGATCCACACCGCATCCAGCCCGAACGCCGGATCCTTGCCGGGAATGCCGTCGATGCTGCCGAAGGCGCCGCCCGGGTCGAGCGCCAGCTCGCGGTCGGGATGGATCTCCGCCGAGGCCACCGGCACGCCATGCACCAGCAGGCGATACCCGTTGGACGGCAGCTCCAGGTTGTCGCGGATGTGCACCGGCGGCACCAGGAAGCCCAGGTCCTGGGTCAGCTTGCGGCGCACCGCCTTGATGCGCGACATCAGCTCGCCGCCCTGGTTCTTGTCGACCAGCGGAATGAGCCGGTAACCGACCTCCAGGCCGAGCGGATCGACCGGACGCAGTTCGTCCCAGGTCAGTTCGGCGTTGCGGTCGGGCGCCGCGCCCGGGCCGGCCAGCGCGGGCACGTCGCCCGCTGCGGCATCGGGCCCTTCCTGGGTCCGCTTCCACATCTTCCAGGCCAGGTAGCCGATGCCGGCGGCCAGCGTCAAAAAGGCGACGTTGGGCATGCCGGGCACCAGCCCGACCAGGCCCAGCACGCCGGCCGCCACCGCCAGCGCCTTGTGCTGGCCGAAGGCCTGGCCCATCACGGCCTGGCCCATGTCCTCCGAACGCGAGGCGCGGGTCACCAGCATGGCCACGGCCGAGGACACCAGCAGCGCCGGCAGCTGCGCCACCAGGCCGTCGCCGATCGACAGCAGCGTATAGGTCGAGGCCGCTTCGGCCGCCGGCATGCCGTGCTGGAACATGCCCACGGCGAACCCGCCGATGAGGTTGATGAACAGGATCAGGATGCCGGCGATGGCGTCGCCGCGGATGAACTTGTTGGCGCCGTCCATCGAGCCGTAGAAGTCGGCTTCCGCGCGCACTTCCTCGCGGCGGGCCTTGGCTTCCTCGCGGGTCAGCACGCCGGCGTTGAGGTCGGCGTCGATGGCCATCTGCTTGCCGGGCATCGCGTCCAGGATGAAGCGGGCCGACACTTCGGCGATGCGGCCCGCGCCCTTGGTGATGACCACGAAGTTGATGATGGTCAGGATGGCGAACACCACTATGCCGACGGCGTAGTTGCCCCCCACCACGAACTCGCCGAACGCGGCGATGACCTTGCCGGCGGCGTCGTGGCCGTCCTGGCCGTTGAGCAGGATCACGCGGGTGGACGCCACGTTCAGCGCCAGCCGCAGCATGGTGGTCATCAGCAGGATGATCGGGAAGATCGTGAAGTCCAGCGGGCGCTTCACGTAGATCACCGCCAGCAGCACCACCAGCGAGATGGCGATGTTGAAGCTGAAGAGCGCGTCCAGCACCGGCGGCGCCAGCGGCACCACGATCATGGCCAGCAGTGCCAGCACCACCAGCGGCGCGCCCAGGCCGTTCTTCAGCATGTCCATCCAGCGCATGCCGCCGGCCGGTTGCGCGCTCATGCCTTGCCTCCGTGCTCATCGATGTCGACGGTCGGCTGGTCGGGCAGCGGGGCTTCGCCCACGCGCCAGGCGCGCAACTGGTAGACGTAGGAGAGGATCTGGGCGACGGCGGCGTACATTCTCACGGGGATTTCCCGGCCAAGCTGGCCTTCCCGATACAAGGCGCGTGCCAACGGCGGCGCGGAGACGATGGCGATGCGGTGCGCGTCGGCGACCTCGCGGATGCGCAGGGCCAGTTCGTCCACGCCCTTGGCCACGACCGTGGGGGCGCCCATCTGGCCGGCCTTGTACTTCAGCGCCACGGCGTAGTGGGTCGGGTTGACCACGATCACGTCGGCGGTCGGGACCTCCTCCATCATCCGCCGCTGCGACATCTGGTGCTGCAACTGGCGGATGCGGCCCTTCACTTCCGGGCTGCCCTCGCTTTCCTTCATCTCGTCGCGCAGCTCCTTGCGCGTCATCTTCAGCTTCCGCAGCCAGTTCCATTTCTGGTACGGCGCGTCGATGGCCGCCAGCAGGATCAGGCCGCCCGTGGTGGCCAGCAGCAGCGTGCTGGTGAACTTCAGGCCGCTGCGCACCGCCTGTTCCAGCGGCATGGTCAGCAGTTCGCGCAGGGGATCCAGCCCCAGCTTCAGGCAGATCGCCGCCGCGCCACCGATCAGCGCCACGCGCAGCAGCGACTTCAGCAGCTCGGCCAGGCCCTCCGGGCCATACAGGCGCTTGAGGCCGCTGGCGGGGTTGAGCCGCTTGAAGTCGGGCATCAGGGACTTCTGCGAGAACTGCAGGCCGCTCATCAGGGCCGGCGCCGCCAGGCCGGCCAGCACGCAGATGCCCGCCACCGGCGCGATCGCGGCCAGCAGCTTGAGCATCATCAGGCCGACATACCCGAACACCTGGTCGGGCTGGCGCATCAGCAGGGGGTCCGGCGTCAGCGCGATCTTCATCCAGCCCAGCGCATTACGCGCCAGACCGGGCCCCATGCCGACGATCGCCAGCACGCCCGCGCCGAACACCGCCGCCGTCGCCAGCTCGCGCGAACGCGGGATGTTGCCCTGCTCGCGCGCCTCGCGAAGGCGTTTCTCGGTGGGTAATTCAGTGCGTTCGCCGCTTTCGTCCTGCTCAGACATGGCGTGTTTCCGACGGGGTCGGACGGTGCGCTGCAAGACCTGTTCCAGTCGGGGGCGGGAACCCGGCGTGGATACATTCGCTCGTACCGGGAGCCTCACCCCGTCATTCCAGCGCACGCCGGAATCCATTGCCCGTGAGTGCCGGCCTTCATTGAGCAAAAGCAAAATGGGTCCCAGCGTTCGCTGGGACGACGGTGGAGGAGGTGAGTGAAGGCCTGGCCCGTCATTCCAGCGCACGCTGGAATCCATTGCCCGTCAGGGCCGGCCTTCGTTGACCAAAAGCAAGATGGGTCCCGGCGTTCGCCGGGACGACGGTGGCGGAGTACTGCCTGCGGCCTTGCTGCGGCTAGAACAGGTCGTCCGCGATCACGTAGCTGTCGCGGCCGGCCGATTTGGCGCGGTACAGCGCGGCGTCGGCGCGCGAGAACCAGTCGTGCCAGGTCTTTTCCTGTTCGCGCAGCAGGGCCGCGCCGAGCGAGATGGTGATGCGTCCACCCGGGCCGCGCAGGGCGCCGCGCACGGCCTTGCGCAGGCGCTCGGCCGCCGCTTCCAGGTCCTCGGTGCTGTCGACTTCGAGCAGGGTCACGAACTCCTCGCCGCCGAAGCGGAACACCTGGTCGTTGCGGCGCATCTCGAAGCGCAGGATCGAGGCGAGGTCGGCGATGGCGACGTCGCCGGCGGCGTGGCCGTACTGGTCGTTGACGTCCTTGAAGTGGTCCAGGTCCAGCACGACCAGTCCGAACCGTCGCTCGCCGCGCTGGAAGCGCGCCACGGCGTCGGCGAGCGCGCGTTCCATGCTGCGGCGGTTGGGCACGCCGGTCAGCGCGTCCATCGCCGCCAGCCGCTCCAGCTGGTCGCGGTCGTCCTGCGTGCGTGCGGCGAAGATCAGCGAGAATCCGGTGACCAGGCTGGCGCTGACCAAGACCGAGAGCGCGTGCACCGTATCGTGGAAGAAGCCGGGAATCAGCTGCATGCCGACGATCAGCACCGCGTTGATGCCCACCGCCATCCATCGATGGGCGATGAAGAAGTTGGTCAACAGCACCAGGTAGGTCCACGTGAGCGCGGTGTGGCCGATCATCAGGCATGCACCGAAGGTCGCGCAGGCATTGAGCACGGCCAGGACGTTGCCGGCACGGCGACTGTCGCCGGTGCGCCATGCGTACACCGCAGGCGCCGCGACCGCGATCACCACCGCTAGATCGAATGCGGCCATCGTCGCGTTGCCCTGCCACAGCCGGTATACGCCGAACGCGGCGATGGTCAGCGCCGTGATGGACGCCAGCAGCACGATGATGTCCAGACGGAAGTCGCGGAGTTTCGGCTTCATCCTGAGCGCCGGATGCGGATGCGGATGCGGATAAGGGACGTCGTCGGGTGCGTTACTCAAGGCGGAAAGTTGATACGCCAGTCGGCGCCCCGCGCAGTGTAGGCGCTCGCGGCAGGGCGGGAGTGATGGCCGTCACGCTTGCTTGTGCATCGTGCGCGGCGTGCTTCTCCGCTGCCGGTACGCCTGCGCCGTCACTGCGCGTTCAGTCGGCCATCCCAAGACTTCCGCCACCGCATCGGAGGAGACGGGACATGAAGGCACTGAAGACGGCCGTGATGTCGGCATCGCTGGGTTTGGCCGTGGCATCGGCCATGCCCGCGCATGCGCAGACGGTGGGTTACGACATCCGCACCGGCGATGTCTGGGTCGATACGCGCCTGGGCGAGATCAACGATTACGGGCGCCGGTACCGCGATCCGTTCGTGTCCGAGATGACCGGTCACTACGGCGCGCCGCGCTCGCTGGTGCTCGATCTGCTGGACCGCCGTGGCTGGGCGCCCGGCGATGTCTACTTCGCCTGTTCCATTGCGCGCGCGTTGGGCATTCCCTGCCTCGAGGTGGTGCAGCGTTACGAGCGCAATCCCGGCATCGGCTGGGGCAACCTGGCCAAGCAGATGGGCATCAAGCCCGGCTCGCCCGCGTTCCATGCGCTGAAGAACGGCGCGGTCGGCACCTACGATCGCTGGGGCTATCCGATCCGCATCGACCAGCGCGTCGCCGTGGACTGGTCCAAGCATGGTCCCGGCCATGGCAAGGCGGGCCCTGGTGGCAAGCCGGCGCACGCGGGCCCGGGCAACAGCGGCAAGGGCAACGGCAACGGCAACGGCGGCAAGGGCCCGGGCCACGGCAACAAGGGCAACAACGGCAAGGGCAACGGACGCAACTGAGCGCCGTCGGCCGCAACGCAGAACGGCCTCCGTCAGGAGGCCGTTTTCGTATGTGCGATCCGGCGCGGGGCGGCCTCAGGCCGACAGCGCTTCCAGCGTCTTGAACACCTGCGGCACGGCCATGGCCGGGGTGCCGCCGTTGACGGACACGGCACGCAGGCCGTGCTGGTAGCTCTGCCAGATCATCTCGTCTGCATGCTGGATGTCGACGCCGCGGAATTCACCGGCGCCCATGCCGCGGCTCAGTTCCAGCCGCACCGGTTCGCGCATGCGGCGCAGTGCGGTGTTCATTTCGGCCTCGACGGTCGGCGACCAGCGCGCCGACACGCTCCAGAGTGCGGGGAAGGCGATGAAGTTGGCGGCGTCTTCGCGCGCCATCCAGAAATAGAAATCCAGAATACGCTGCGCATGCGTGGAACCCTGCGGACGCTCCACCATCGGTGCCCGCCGCGCGGTGTAATCGCGGATCAGCAGGGTGGCGATGATGTCGGCCTTGGTCTCGAAGTGCAGGATCACGCCGCGCGCGCTGAGTCCGGTTTCCTCGCCCAGGTCCATCAGCGTGGTCTGGTCGAAGCCCTTGGTGAAGAACAGCCGGCGGGCGGCCGCCAGCACGGCTTCCCGTGTTTCCTGGCTGGTACGTCGCTTGTGGGTCTGGCTATGGTTCACGGCAATCTCCGGTGTGCGGCGGGAGCGATACCGGCGTGGGACGGCGGTGTTCCGCTCCATGCGCAGGCGTATGCGGCAGCTCCCTTGCCCCCATTCTGCACAACTTCATGCATTTAGTGGAACCGGCGACGCAGTTTGATGTGATAAGGGCGCGCGATGTGCTTCAACTGTGCGCTTCGGCACCGTTTCACGAACGTGACTTCCGCGGGCTCAGGCCGTGATGCGGCGCGCGGCGTCGAACGACAGGTCGAAGATCCGTTGCACCGGCGGCCCCAGTTCGCCGGCCAGCAACGCCAGCAGGAACAGGCCCAGCAGCAGCGCGGTGGGCAGGCCCAGCTGGATCGGGTTGAGCGCCGGCGCGGCACGCCCCAGCACGCCGAAGGCCAGGTTCACCGCCAGCATGGCCACCATCACCGGAAGCGCCAGCCCCACCGCCGCGCGCAGGATGTGGGTGAACAGCATCGGCGCCACCTCCAGCATCTGCTGCACATCGGGCAGCGCCGTACCGATGGGCAGCGAGCGGTAGCTGTCCACCAGCAGCGACACCAGCGCCAGGTGGCCATTGGCGGTGAAGAACAGCAGACCGAAGGCCAGGTAGAACCACTGGCCGACGACGCCGGAGTTCACCCCGCGCAACGGGTCCGACATCTGCGCGAAGGCCAGGCCGGTGCCCTGCGAGATCAGTTCGCCCGCCATCGCGCCGGCCTCGAAGGCCAGGCGCAGCATGAAGCCCATGCTCGCGCCGACGGCGAGTTCGCGCGCCACGTTCAGCACGGTGCTGGCGTCGAAGGCGATGCGGTCGGGTGTGCCCGGCAACAGCGGGGCTAGCGCCATCGCCAGCGCGCCGGCGATGATGACGCGCACCCGCACCGACACCGCGCGCGTGCCGATCAGCGGCGCCGCCATCAGCAGCGCACCCGTGCGCAGCATGGTCCACAGGATGGCGTTGATCATCCCGAAGGCCTGCTGGCCGTCGATCACCATCTGGGTAGCTGGATCCATGGGGGCGGGGATTCGGGAGTCGGGATTGGAGATTCGTTGGAGGGGTGGGATCGATGAGGGCGGCAGGGTCGTGCTGTTGCCCAATCCCGAATCCCGTCTCCCGAATCCCGTCGGCGTCAGCCGATCAAATGCGGCAGCCGCTGGAACAGCGCCGTGGTGTATTCCACCAGTACGCCCAGCAGGTAGCTGCCGGTGGCGAACAGGGCGGCAGTCAGCGCGATGGCCTTGGCGACGAAGGCGATGGTCGGCTCGTTGAGCTGGGTGGCGGCCTGGATCACGCCGATCACCACGCCGACCACCAGGACGACGAGCAGCAGCGGGCCACCGACCCAGAGGGCGATTTCCAGACCATCGCGAAGTTCGGTGAGGGCGGTTTCGGGGCTCATGGGATGACCGTGATTCGTGATTCGTGATTCGTGATTTGTGATGGGTGATTGGTGATTCGTGATTCGTGAAGAGACCGGAGTGCTATCCGTAGATTGGCTTTTGATTCTTCCAATCACCCATCACGAATCACGCATCACCAATCACAGCCTCAATTGAAGCTCGCCGCCAGCGAGCCGACGATCAGCACCCAGCCGTCGACCAGCACGAACAGCAGGATCTTGAACGGCGCGGACACCAGCATCGGCGACAACATCATCATGCCCATCGACATCAGCACGCTGGCGACCACCAGGTCGATGATCACGAACGGGATGAAGATCAGGAAGCCGATCTCGAACGCGGTCTTCAGTTCGCTGGTGATGAAGGAGGCGACGACGATCGGGAACGGCACGGCGTCGGGACCGGTGTAGCTGCCGTGTCCGGCCAGGCCGGCGAACGTCATCAGGTCGGTTTCGCGCACCTGCGCCAGCATGAAGTCGCGCAGCGGGCCGGTGGTCAGCGTCCAGGCGGTGGAGAAATCGATCTGGCCGTTGAGGTACGGCGCCATGCCCTGCGCCCACGCCTTCTCGCCGACCGGCATCATCACCAGCATGGTGAGGAACAGCGCCAGGCCCACCAGCACCTGATTGGACGGCGTCTGGCCGGTGCCGAGCGCCTGCCGCAACAGGCCCAGCACGATGATGATGCGGGTGAACGCCGTCATCGCCAGCAGCGCGGACGGGATCAGCGTGATCGCCGTCATCAGCAGCAGAGTCTGCAGCGGCAGGCTGACGGTGTTGTCGCCGACCTGGCCGACGTTGACCTTGGGCAGGGTCGGCAACGCGGGCGCGGTCGGCGCGGAAGGCGCCGCCGGTGCCGCCACGGGTGCCGGGTCAGGCACTGTGGCCGCCTGCGCGAACGCCAGCGTCGGCGCGGCCAGCCAGAGCAGGCAGATCAGGGAAAGGACGAAACGACGCATCTCAGGACTCTTTGCGCAGGCGCTTGGCCAGCAGTTCGGCGAAGTTGGGCATCGTCGGCGCGGGCGCGACGACCAGGGGTTCGGGCAGCGTGTGCAGCGCGGTGATGCCGCCGGCGGTCACGCCGATCAGCAACTGCTCCTTGCCGACCTCGATCACCATCACGCGCTCCTTGGCGCCGACCGACAGCATCGACACCACGCGCAGCTGTTCGCTGGGACGTATGCCGACGCCCGTGCCCGGCATGCGCTTGAGCAGCCAGGCCAGGCCAAGGATCAGGCCCAGTACCAGGATCAGCCCGACCAGCGCACCGCCGATGCCGGGCGTGGAAGGGGCATGCTGGCCGATCTTCTGCGCGGGTGCGGCGGCGGAGGCGAGCAGGGCGAAGGCGTGCATGGCGATCGGCTCAGCGCAGGCGGCGGATGCGTTCGCTGGGGCTGACCACGTCGGTCAGCCGCACACCGAAGCGGTCATTCACCACCACCACTTCGCCATGTGCGATCAGCGTGCCGTTGACGAACACGTCCAGCGGATCGCCGGCGCCGCGCTCCAGTTCCACCACCGAGCCCTGGTTGAGCTGCAGCAGGTTGCGTATCGGCATGCGCGTGCGCCCGACTTCCAGCGACAGCGTCACCGGCACGTCGAGGATGACGTCCAGACTCATGTCGGCCTCGTGGGCGGCCGGCGCGGGATGGCCGGCGAGCTCGGTGTCGCCGAAGGCGGTGGCGAGGGCTTCTTCGTTCTCGGGGATCATGGTGTGGCGTCCTGGAAGGCGACGGGTGCGAGGGCGTGGCGGGGCGGGGCGGGCTGGTGGCGGCTGCCGGGCGGATGGTGGGCGGTGATCTTCACGGCGTTCTGGCCGTTGGAGATGCCGAATTCGCCGGTGAACACGGGCACCTGCTCCACGCAGACCGGCACCGACTTGGGCAGGTCGATCGGCAGGATGTCGCCGACCTTCAGGCGGGTCAGCTCGCGCAGGTTGATGCGCTTCTCCGCCAGTACGCTGGACACGGTGACTTCGGCGCCGCGCAACTGCTCGTGCAGGGTCACGCGGAAGCTGTCGTCGTCGTGCACGCGGTCGGACTGGATGCCGGCGTCCAGCAGCTCGCGGATCGGTTCCAGCATGGAGTAGGGCAGGGTCACGTGCAGGTCG from the Pseudoxanthomonas sp. genome contains:
- the fliP gene encoding flagellar type III secretion system pore protein FliP (The bacterial flagellar biogenesis protein FliP forms a type III secretion system (T3SS)-type pore required for flagellar assembly.); this encodes MRRFVLSLICLLWLAAPTLAFAQAATVPDPAPVAAPAAPSAPTAPALPTLPKVNVGQVGDNTVSLPLQTLLLMTAITLIPSALLAMTAFTRIIIVLGLLRQALGTGQTPSNQVLVGLALFLTMLVMMPVGEKAWAQGMAPYLNGQIDFSTAWTLTTGPLRDFMLAQVRETDLMTFAGLAGHGSYTGPDAVPFPIVVASFITSELKTAFEIGFLIFIPFVIIDLVVASVLMSMGMMMLSPMLVSAPFKILLFVLVDGWVLIVGSLAASFN
- the fliO gene encoding flagellar biosynthetic protein FliO, translated to MHAFALLASAAAPAQKIGQHAPSTPGIGGALVGLILVLGLILGLAWLLKRMPGTGVGIRPSEQLRVVSMLSVGAKERVMVIEVGKEQLLIGVTAGGITALHTLPEPLVVAPAPTMPNFAELLAKRLRKES
- the fliN gene encoding flagellar motor switch protein FliN yields the protein MIPENEEALATAFGDTELAGHPAPAAHEADMSLDVILDVPVTLSLEVGRTRMPIRNLLQLNQGSVVELERGAGDPLDVFVNGTLIAHGEVVVVNDRFGVRLTDVVSPSERIRRLR